One window of Xanthomonas sp. 10-10 genomic DNA carries:
- a CDS encoding virulence RhuM family protein, which produces MLAQLYDVETHTINYHLKKVFADNELQADAVIRNFRITAADGKSYDTKHYNLAAIIAVGYKVNSERAVQFRKWATSIIESFTIKGFAMDDERLKNDGTVLGKRYFEEQLQRIREIRLSERKFYQKITDIYATALDYDATAQATQRFFATVQNKLHWAIHGRTAAEVVYHRADAGKQHMGLTTWADAPRGKIQKFDVAVAKNYLTTGEMAQLQRLVSAYLDLAEDMALRQIPMTMQDWETRLNRFIEATDRQVLQDTGRVTAEIAKAHAESEFEKYRIVQDQLFVSDFDRVLQQLDAGDRVDGTNEDLRETEAVQEVPKRQVPNRKREPKP; this is translated from the coding sequence ATGCTGGCCCAGCTCTACGATGTCGAAACCCACACCATCAACTACCACCTGAAAAAGGTGTTCGCTGACAACGAGTTGCAGGCAGATGCAGTTATTCGAAATTTTCGAATAACTGCCGCCGACGGCAAGAGCTACGACACCAAGCACTACAACCTCGCGGCCATCATCGCCGTGGGCTACAAGGTCAATTCAGAGCGCGCGGTGCAGTTCCGCAAGTGGGCCACCTCCATCATCGAGTCCTTTACGATCAAGGGCTTCGCGATGGACGACGAGCGCCTGAAGAATGATGGCACGGTGCTCGGCAAGCGCTACTTCGAAGAGCAGCTGCAGCGCATCCGCGAGATCCGTCTCTCCGAGCGCAAGTTCTACCAGAAGATCACCGACATCTACGCCACCGCCCTGGACTACGATGCCACCGCGCAGGCAACCCAGCGGTTCTTCGCCACAGTGCAGAACAAGCTGCACTGGGCCATACATGGGCGCACCGCGGCGGAAGTCGTCTACCACCGTGCCGATGCCGGCAAGCAACACATGGGTCTGACCACCTGGGCCGATGCACCACGTGGGAAGATCCAGAAGTTCGATGTGGCCGTCGCCAAGAACTACCTGACCACCGGCGAGATGGCGCAGTTGCAACGCCTTGTATCGGCCTATCTTGACCTGGCCGAGGACATGGCATTGCGGCAAATTCCGATGACCATGCAGGATTGGGAAACACGTCTGAATCGCTTCATCGAAGCGACCGACCGGCAGGTGTTGCAGGACACAGGGCGCGTCACCGCCGAGATCGCCAAAGCTCATGCGGAAAGCGAGTTCGAAAAGTACCGCATCGTGCAGGACCAGCTGTTCGTGAGCGATTTCGATCGCGTGTTGCAGCAGCTTGATGCAGGAGACCGGGTGGACGGAACCAACGAGGACTTGCGCGAAACGGAGGCGGTGCAGGAAGTGCCGAAGCGTCAGGTCCCCAATAGAAAACGCGAGCCAAAGCCATAA
- a CDS encoding antitoxin has product MGRLINVLSAQQHQSLKALATLQGKTIRQYALERLFPGEASADQAWRELENLLEGRVEEGLAGKFSTKSVSAILDEELAESRRG; this is encoded by the coding sequence ATGGGCCGTTTGATCAATGTTCTGAGCGCCCAGCAGCACCAGAGCCTCAAGGCGTTGGCCACTCTGCAGGGCAAGACCATCAGACAATACGCGCTTGAACGTCTCTTTCCTGGCGAAGCGAGCGCCGATCAGGCATGGCGGGAGTTGGAAAACCTGCTTGAGGGACGCGTCGAGGAAGGCCTTGCCGGCAAGTTTTCCACCAAGAGCGTCAGCGCCATCCTGGATGAAGAGTTGGCCGAGAGCCGTCGCGGCTGA
- a CDS encoding exodeoxyribonuclease V subunit beta: MSANPVTDPYLHLPLHGVRLIEASAGTGKTFTLATLFTRLVVERGLRIGQILAVTFTEAATQELRRRIRERLVLAATLVPDASVGAALAATDLANGPSRPGPLLQEAPEVLLTRATPPVGAALAATDLANGPSRPGPLLQEAPEVLLTRTTTPVGAALAATDLADDPSRPGPLLQEAPDVLLTRAILATHLANGTETPAALRHRLQQAVEEIDLAAVFTIHGFCARVLREHALESGQAFAAPELLANDRELLGEVAADLWRQRAADAVMAEDLIALWSGGPPALATDLRALVRHPAILPAASDAGSDDADALLQAVHDASRALASAFHAHGTAFFESIMSAIDGGILSKVSYKPEWLASLWHWFDSFAAAPSVNTAPHPKLIKLTAAELAAGTNKKFVERTPDSPLSHEIDGYLTALARVEQWRTRRRIRLLHALREDAIARLALLKRQRRVQTYDDLVDGVAHALEGAQADALVTRLRAQYAIALVDEFQDTDDRQWAIFSNVFGEGPLARAAGLEPALFLIGDPKQAIYGFRGGDVRTYLAAAVTAELAPPLSHNFRSRPGVLAAIDALYAQAGYGEAFLTDGIAFHPVQPGTKRVDADLQRDGATAPALTLWRAPEPPPPAKGKPKPWSAGRARELATAACVAAIRGWLAGGRDGTATVTGRPVQAGDIAVLVRSHGEATRMQQALGAVGIPAVAAGKQSLFATDEALELLALLQALLDPGDDSRLRAALATVLIGADAAAIAALAHDGERHRRWQQQALDWRERWQRGGPLALIGELGAAHGQRLLALVDGERRLTNYLQLAELLQEADARALGPHGLVDWLSRRIANADDNDEAQQLRLESDARRVQIVTLHKSKGLEYPLVFLPYIGIGRSDKGAGRHCVVHAPELGRQLHWKTDKEDPSWSAAEAAWKQEQRAEDARLLYVGLTRAEHALWIASGPFHQHERTALSGMLRALDALQGAAGEGAVVVDTSTPPATLPRLPPPIEAQVPPARTPQRHIAPDWWVYSFTQLANADAGAASDPMASATVVGSGGSDEPAGSEAVAVAAATEAEPFDPRFAGNRFGVVMHDVFERCDFAAWHAWQPGQPAPEGQAAPIVEALQRGGYARDELDDGLRLLTALIGHTLTVVLPEGTPLAAVPEPQRRNEMEFHFAMRPTRVDALLALLHRFGVVGERQAFGARQRLEGLMTGLIDLTYTVDGRWYVLDYKSNRLPSYDADALARAMAHSEYALQALIYTVALHRWLRFRLGDAYDYARDFGGVRYLFCRGLDAAASTDPGTPAPGVHAWRFDPILVDALDALFAGSAPEPISSNPGTPDAH, translated from the coding sequence ATGAGCGCCAACCCCGTCACCGACCCGTACCTGCACTTGCCATTGCACGGCGTGCGCCTGATCGAAGCCAGCGCCGGCACCGGCAAGACCTTCACCCTGGCCACGCTGTTCACCCGGCTGGTGGTCGAGCGCGGCCTGCGCATCGGCCAGATCCTCGCCGTCACCTTCACCGAGGCCGCCACCCAGGAGCTGCGCCGCCGCATCCGCGAGCGCCTGGTGCTGGCCGCGACCCTGGTCCCCGACGCCTCCGTAGGAGCGGCCTTGGCCGCGACCGACCTCGCCAACGGCCCGTCGCGGCCAGGTCCGCTCCTACAGGAGGCGCCCGAGGTCCTACTCACCCGCGCCACCCCCCCCGTAGGAGCGGCCTTGGCCGCGACCGACCTCGCCAACGGCCCGTCGCGGCCAGGTCCGCTCCTACAGGAGGCGCCCGAGGTCCTGCTCACCCGCACCACCACCCCCGTAGGAGCGGCCTTGGCCGCGACCGACCTGGCCGACGACCCGTCGCGGCCAGGGCCGCTCCTACAGGAGGCGCCCGACGTCCTGCTCACCCGCGCCATCCTCGCCACCCACCTGGCCAACGGCACCGAAACACCTGCCGCCCTGCGCCACCGCCTGCAACAGGCGGTGGAAGAAATCGACCTGGCCGCCGTGTTCACCATCCACGGCTTCTGCGCGCGTGTGCTGCGCGAGCATGCGCTGGAAAGCGGCCAGGCCTTCGCCGCGCCGGAACTGCTCGCCAACGACCGCGAACTGCTCGGCGAAGTCGCCGCCGACCTGTGGCGCCAGCGCGCGGCCGATGCGGTGATGGCCGAAGACCTGATCGCGTTGTGGTCGGGCGGCCCGCCGGCCTTGGCCACCGACCTGCGCGCCTTGGTGCGGCATCCGGCGATCCTGCCGGCAGCGTCCGACGCCGGAAGCGACGATGCCGACGCACTGCTGCAGGCCGTGCACGATGCAAGCCGCGCGCTGGCAAGTGCGTTTCACGCGCACGGCACCGCGTTTTTCGAATCCATCATGTCCGCCATCGACGGCGGCATCCTGAGCAAGGTCAGCTACAAACCCGAGTGGCTGGCCTCGCTGTGGCATTGGTTCGACAGCTTCGCCGCCGCGCCATCGGTCAACACCGCCCCGCACCCCAAGCTGATCAAGCTGACCGCCGCGGAACTGGCCGCCGGCACCAACAAGAAGTTCGTCGAGCGCACGCCGGACTCGCCGCTGAGCCACGAGATCGACGGCTATCTCACCGCGCTGGCGCGTGTCGAACAATGGCGCACGCGTCGCCGCATCCGCCTGCTGCACGCCCTGCGCGAGGACGCCATCGCGCGGCTGGCACTGCTCAAGCGCCAGCGCCGCGTGCAGACCTACGACGACCTGGTCGATGGCGTGGCGCACGCGCTGGAAGGCGCGCAGGCCGATGCCCTGGTCACACGGCTGCGCGCGCAATACGCCATCGCGCTGGTGGACGAATTCCAAGACACTGACGACCGCCAGTGGGCGATCTTCTCCAACGTGTTCGGCGAGGGCCCGCTCGCGCGCGCCGCCGGCCTGGAGCCGGCGCTGTTCCTGATCGGCGATCCCAAGCAGGCCATCTACGGCTTCCGTGGCGGCGACGTGCGCACCTATCTGGCCGCCGCAGTCACTGCCGAACTCGCCCCGCCGCTGAGCCACAACTTCCGTTCGCGCCCCGGCGTGCTGGCGGCCATCGACGCGCTGTACGCGCAGGCCGGCTACGGTGAGGCCTTCCTCACCGACGGCATCGCCTTCCACCCGGTGCAGCCCGGCACCAAGCGGGTGGATGCCGACCTGCAACGCGATGGCGCCACCGCCCCGGCGCTGACGCTGTGGCGCGCGCCGGAACCGCCGCCGCCTGCGAAAGGCAAGCCCAAACCCTGGAGCGCCGGCCGCGCCCGCGAGCTGGCCACCGCCGCCTGCGTGGCGGCGATCCGCGGCTGGCTGGCCGGTGGCCGCGACGGCACTGCCACCGTCACTGGCCGCCCGGTGCAGGCCGGCGATATCGCCGTACTGGTGCGCAGCCACGGCGAGGCCACGCGCATGCAACAGGCGCTGGGCGCGGTGGGCATCCCCGCCGTGGCGGCCGGCAAACAGAGCCTGTTCGCCACCGACGAAGCGCTGGAGCTGCTGGCCCTGCTGCAAGCATTGCTCGACCCGGGCGACGACAGCCGCCTGCGTGCCGCCCTGGCCACCGTGCTGATCGGCGCGGACGCCGCCGCCATCGCCGCGCTTGCACACGATGGCGAGCGTCACCGTCGCTGGCAGCAGCAGGCGCTGGACTGGCGCGAGCGCTGGCAACGCGGCGGCCCGCTGGCCCTGATCGGCGAGCTGGGCGCCGCGCACGGGCAACGGTTGCTGGCCCTGGTCGATGGCGAACGCCGCCTCACCAACTACCTGCAGCTGGCCGAATTGCTGCAGGAAGCCGACGCCCGCGCGCTCGGCCCGCATGGCCTGGTCGACTGGCTGTCGCGCCGCATCGCCAATGCCGACGACAACGACGAAGCCCAGCAGCTGCGGCTGGAGTCGGACGCGCGCCGCGTGCAGATCGTCACCCTGCACAAGAGCAAGGGCCTGGAGTATCCGCTGGTGTTCCTGCCCTACATCGGCATCGGCCGCAGCGACAAGGGCGCCGGCCGCCATTGCGTGGTGCATGCGCCCGAGCTCGGCCGCCAGCTGCACTGGAAGACTGATAAAGAGGACCCAAGCTGGAGCGCCGCCGAAGCGGCCTGGAAGCAGGAACAACGCGCCGAAGACGCGCGCCTGCTCTACGTCGGCCTGACCCGCGCCGAGCACGCGCTGTGGATCGCCAGCGGCCCGTTCCACCAGCACGAGCGCACCGCCCTGTCCGGCATGCTGCGCGCGCTCGACGCGCTGCAGGGCGCGGCCGGCGAGGGCGCAGTGGTGGTCGACACGTCCACCCCACCGGCCACCCTGCCGCGGCTGCCGCCACCGATCGAGGCGCAGGTGCCGCCCGCGCGCACCCCGCAGCGGCATATCGCCCCGGACTGGTGGGTCTACAGCTTCACCCAGCTGGCCAACGCCGATGCCGGTGCCGCCAGCGACCCGATGGCCAGCGCCACGGTGGTCGGCAGCGGCGGCAGCGACGAGCCGGCCGGCAGCGAGGCGGTGGCAGTCGCCGCGGCCACCGAGGCCGAACCGTTCGACCCGCGCTTTGCCGGCAATCGCTTCGGCGTGGTGATGCACGACGTGTTCGAGCGCTGCGACTTTGCCGCCTGGCACGCGTGGCAGCCCGGCCAACCCGCGCCCGAGGGCCAGGCCGCGCCCATCGTCGAGGCGCTGCAACGCGGCGGCTATGCCCGGGACGAACTCGACGACGGCCTGCGCTTGCTCACCGCGCTGATCGGCCACACCCTCACCGTGGTGTTGCCCGAAGGCACCCCCCTGGCCGCGGTCCCCGAACCGCAGCGCCGCAACGAAATGGAATTCCACTTCGCCATGCGGCCCACCCGGGTCGATGCGCTGCTGGCCTTGCTGCACCGGTTTGGCGTGGTCGGCGAGCGCCAGGCCTTCGGCGCGCGCCAGCGCCTGGAAGGCCTGATGACCGGCCTGATCGACCTCACCTACACCGTGGACGGCCGCTGGTACGTGCTCGACTACAAGTCCAACCGCCTGCCCAGCTACGACGCCGACGCTCTGGCCCGCGCCATGGCGCACAGCGAGTACGCGTTGCAGGCGCTGATCTACACCGTCGCGCTGCACCGCTGGTTGCGCTTCCGCCTGGGCGACGCCTATGACTACGCCCGCGACTTCGGCGGCGTGCGCTACCTGTTCTGCCGCGGCCTGGACGCGGCGGCCTCCACCGATCCCGGCACCCCGGCCCCCGGCGTCCACGCCTGGCGTTTCGACCCGATCCTGGTCGACGCCCTGGACGCCCTGTTCGCCGGCAGCGCCCCGGAGCCGATATCCAGCAACCCAGGCACGCCCGATGCCCACTAG
- a CDS encoding AAA family ATPase, with product MNHPNLFSALIKAEALRTLDLAFAQSLQRLAPETDALVLAGAALASLAVTSGHAGLDPVRASILLDQRDGPAPTLPDPADWQRALAASRWVDQPNPEDPAAADCPLVLEHGLLYLRRYREYERRLALGLQRIAAQSPPPCDAATLAQLFAQLFPNPSIPLPPAGEGARRAGEGTAPPEPSVYQKGTGRPEPSVYQEGTGRPEPSVYREGTSLPKPSHHQDGTNPPAPSHSPDRQAQAAALALRRTLLLITGGPGTGKTTTIARLLLLRIAQAHASNTPAPRIALAAPTGRAAERMAESLRLAVARAIADGIQLPPTPSAAPHGRVQQSPNPVAATLRQAPEPADPSASSFPRATEPANPAVPPLPQAPANPAVSPLPQAGEGARRAGEGQPPTWESLLPTGASTLHRLLGVIPDSPNFRHTADNPLPFDLIVVDEASMVDLPLMCKLVEAVADGTQLILLGDADQLPSVEAGDVLAAILQAAGPGDTLQPQDAQALQALLGNAPGGTTPAATHSGGLAGHRVHLLRGYRQAHDFALAPLADAIRAGDADTALALLRSGELAGVHFHEDGEDPLTLGRDALLAHWRALADAQDPAAALRDAARLRLLTAVRAGPQGARGLNARIEQLLAETGSGARRLGSASPWFQGRLLLITENSYRHGLFNGDVGICLRSDASPFSGRSDAGPSSGRSDESPPSAPGQSGGTANRHAPGTDSRAQGPLVAWFEGDGDGQVRGFHPAALPAHESAFAMTVHKAQGSEFDTVWLQLPTRDARVLSRELLYTGITRARRALHLAGSEAVIRAALARHAARISGLAWRLGAQQQAAPATQAAEPSTVMPVQGSLF from the coding sequence ATGAATCACCCAAACCTCTTCAGCGCGCTCATCAAAGCCGAAGCCCTGCGCACGCTGGACCTGGCCTTCGCCCAAAGCCTGCAACGCCTGGCCCCGGAGACCGACGCCCTGGTCCTGGCCGGTGCCGCCCTCGCGTCCCTGGCAGTCACCAGCGGCCATGCCGGGCTGGACCCGGTGCGCGCCAGCATCCTGCTGGACCAACGCGACGGCCCGGCGCCCACCCTGCCAGACCCGGCCGACTGGCAACGCGCGCTCGCCGCCTCGCGCTGGGTCGATCAACCGAACCCGGAAGACCCCGCCGCCGCCGACTGCCCGCTGGTCCTCGAACACGGCCTGCTCTACCTGCGCCGCTACCGCGAGTACGAACGCCGCCTGGCGCTGGGCCTGCAGCGCATCGCCGCCCAATCGCCGCCGCCTTGCGACGCCGCCACGCTGGCCCAGCTGTTCGCACAGCTATTCCCAAACCCGTCGATCCCTCTCCCGCCTGCGGGAGAGGGTGCCCGAAGGGCGGGTGAGGGCACGGCCCCGCCCGAGCCATCCGTCTACCAGAAAGGCACGGGCCGACCCGAGCCATCCGTCTACCAGGAAGGCACGGGCCGACCCGAGCCATCCGTCTACCGGGAAGGCACGAGCCTACCCAAGCCATCCCACCATCAAGACGGCACGAACCCACCCGCCCCGTCCCACTCCCCAGACCGCCAGGCCCAGGCCGCCGCCCTGGCCCTGCGCCGCACTTTGCTGCTGATCACCGGCGGCCCCGGCACCGGCAAGACCACCACCATCGCGCGCCTGCTGCTGTTGCGCATCGCGCAAGCGCACGCATCCAACACCCCGGCCCCGCGCATCGCCCTGGCCGCACCCACCGGCCGCGCCGCCGAGCGCATGGCCGAAAGCCTGCGCCTTGCGGTTGCGCGCGCCATCGCCGACGGCATCCAACTGCCACCCACTCCCAGTGCAGCCCCGCACGGGCGAGTGCAGCAGTCACCAAACCCCGTCGCTGCCACTCTCCGTCAAGCGCCAGAGCCAGCGGACCCCAGCGCTTCCTCTTTCCCGCGAGCGACAGAGCCAGCAAACCCCGCTGTTCCCCCACTCCCGCAAGCGCCAGCAAACCCCGCCGTTTCCCCTCTCCCGCAAGCGGGAGAGGGTGCCCGAAGGGCGGGTGAGGGCCAGCCGCCCACCTGGGAATCTCTCCTCCCCACCGGCGCCAGCACCCTCCACCGCCTGCTAGGCGTCATTCCCGATTCCCCTAACTTCCGCCACACCGCAGACAACCCGCTGCCATTCGACCTGATCGTCGTCGACGAGGCCTCCATGGTCGACCTGCCGCTGATGTGCAAGCTGGTCGAAGCCGTGGCCGACGGCACCCAGCTGATCCTGCTCGGCGACGCCGACCAGCTGCCCTCGGTGGAAGCCGGCGACGTGCTCGCCGCCATCCTGCAGGCCGCCGGCCCCGGCGATACCTTGCAGCCGCAGGACGCACAGGCGCTGCAAGCGCTGCTCGGCAACGCGCCCGGCGGCACCACGCCTGCCGCCACCCACAGCGGCGGCCTGGCCGGCCACCGTGTGCACCTGCTGCGCGGCTACCGGCAAGCGCACGACTTCGCCCTCGCCCCGCTGGCCGACGCCATCCGCGCCGGCGACGCCGACACCGCCCTGGCCCTGCTGCGCAGCGGCGAGCTGGCCGGCGTGCACTTCCACGAAGACGGCGAAGACCCGCTCACCCTGGGCCGCGACGCACTGCTCGCGCACTGGCGCGCGCTGGCCGATGCACAAGACCCGGCCGCGGCCCTGCGCGATGCCGCGCGCCTGCGCCTGCTCACCGCCGTACGCGCCGGCCCGCAGGGCGCACGCGGCCTCAATGCCCGCATCGAACAACTGCTGGCCGAAACCGGCTCCGGCGCGCGCCGTCTCGGCAGCGCCTCGCCCTGGTTCCAGGGCCGCCTGCTGCTGATCACCGAAAACAGCTACCGCCACGGCCTGTTCAACGGCGACGTCGGCATCTGCCTGCGAAGCGATGCGAGTCCCTTTTCGGGGCGCAGCGACGCGGGTCCCTCTTCAGGGCGCAGCGACGAAAGCCCGCCTTCAGCGCCAGGCCAGTCCGGCGGCACCGCCAACCGCCACGCCCCAGGCACCGATAGCCGTGCCCAGGGCCCATTGGTCGCCTGGTTCGAAGGCGACGGCGACGGCCAGGTGCGCGGCTTCCACCCCGCCGCACTGCCCGCGCACGAAAGTGCCTTCGCCATGACCGTGCACAAGGCTCAGGGCAGCGAGTTCGACACCGTCTGGCTGCAACTGCCCACCCGCGACGCCCGCGTGCTCAGCCGCGAACTGCTCTACACCGGCATCACCCGCGCCCGCCGCGCCCTGCACCTGGCCGGCAGCGAAGCGGTCATCCGCGCCGCGCTCGCAAGGCACGCCGCGCGGATCTCGGGGCTGGCGTGGCGGTTGGGTGCGCAGCAGCAGGCGGCACCCGCTACGCAAGCAGCAGAACCATCCACTGTCATGCCCGTGCAGGGGTCGTTGTTCTGA